The Lycium barbarum isolate Lr01 chromosome 12, ASM1917538v2, whole genome shotgun sequence genome includes a region encoding these proteins:
- the LOC132624850 gene encoding phospholipase A1-II 1-like produces MACINKGWEVLSRKIKSCLKRKKGIQNTDNIAERWELLSGNNKWKGLLDPLDYDFRRYLIHYGQMPQAIYDSFNNEKASKYRGTSRYSKKNLFTRVGLDKNNPYNYEVTKYLYAASSKTEKIKESNWIGFVAVATDEGKVPLGRRDILITWRGTICSSEWNDDFKVSLIQPTKIFGENTGNVLIHKGFYSIYTSLNEASKYNRTTSARDQVLDEVKRLLEQYKNEEVSITVTGHSLGSALATLCAIDIVVNQVNREFPVTAFVFGCPRVGEENFKKAYEKLKNLQILRICNAPDHISEKPDRGLVDGSANDWRVYEQVGSELSIDTTKSKYLKKNVNGHILEVYLHGIAGTQGPKGEFNLEINRDIALMNKADDALKDEYGVPVSWWIEKNKGMVQQEDGSWILMDHEDDTDFLL; encoded by the exons atggcATGCATTAACAAAGGATGGGAGGTTCTAAGTAGAAAAATCAAGAGCTGCCTCAAAAGGAAAAAGGGGATCCAAAACACAGACAATATAGCAGAAAGATGGGAGCTTTTGAGTGGCAACAACAAATGGAAGGGCTTACTTGACCCTTTGGATTACGATTTTCGACGATACCTTATTCACTATGGCCAAATGCCTCAAGCTATCTACGACTCATTCAATAATGAGAAAGCTTCAAAGTACAGAGGAACAAGTCGATACTCGAAAAAGAACCTCTTCACAAGAGTGGGGCTCGACAAAAACAACCCCTACAACTATGAAGTGACCAAATATTTGTATGCAGCTTCAAGTAAAACTGAAAAGATCAAAGAATCAAATTGGATTGGATTTGTTGCTGTTGCCACTGATGAGGGTAAAGTTCCATTAGGGAGGAGAGACATTTTAATTACTTGGAGAGGCACTATATGTTCTTCAGAATGGAATGATGATTTTAAAGTATCCTTGATCCAACCCACAAAAATCTTTGGAGAAAATACGGGTAACGTTCTTATACACAAAGGTTTTTACTCGATTTATACTTCTCTTAACGAGGCTTCAAAATACAATCGGACAACCAGTGCTAGAGATCAG GTTCTTGATGAAGTTAAAAGGTTGTTGGAGCAATACAAGAACGAGGAAGTTAGCATAACTGTTACAGGCCACAGCTTGGGTTCAGCATTAGCCACACTATGCGCTATTGACATAGTTGTCAACCAAGTCAATAGGGAGTTCCCAGTGACGGCATTTGTATTTGGTTGCCCACGAGTCGGAGAAGAGAATTTCAAGAAAGCTTATGAGAAATTGAAAAATCTTCAAATATTGCGCATTTGCAATGCTCCTGATCATATTTCGGAGAAGCCAGATCGCGGACTCGTCGATGGTTCTGCAAATGACTGGAGAGTGTATGAACAAGTTGGCTCTGAACTTTCAATTGATACTACTAAGTCGAAGTATTTGAAGAAAAACGTAAATGGTCATATTCTGGAGGTTTATTTGCATGGAATTGCTGGAACACAAGGACCAAAAGGAGAGTTCAATTTGGAGATAAATCGGGATATTGCTCTAATGAATAAGGCAGATGACGCGTTAAAAGATGAATATGGTGTGCCAGTGTCGTGGTGGATCGAGAAGAATAAAGGAATGGTTCAACAAGAAGACGGATCTTGGATTCTCATGGATCATGAGGATGACACTGATTTTTTACTCTAG
- the LOC132621564 gene encoding uncharacterized protein LOC132621564, whose product MEIITMSESSNTNVLSDLCNSNMDIGIKKFGVIDSYPLRTACKQKFSRQVAEEKSTEVCSIWQAAVEDAKWHPFRTITSNGEVRAQMIDKEDKKLQQLRKEWGYEVYLAVVIALTENEEYNMKGRTMTHQLWNFEEGRKATLKEAICLMGKKLEAKIKDTAFVKVDQLKPGTEGRNLIVKVLSTEVVVDKSQNTEQQSHSHVYYSQLRITRVAKSLVGDETGTIIFTSRNEQVDLVEPGSILLLYGAKIQMYRGFMRLAVEHRAQIIVAEPVEFVVNEDCNKSLDEYEVIPKY is encoded by the exons ATGGAGATCATCACAATGTCTGAAAGTTCAAACACCAAT GTTCTTTCTGACCTGTGCAACAGTAACATGGATATTGGCATAAAGAAATTTGGTGTCATTGATAGTTATCCTTTACGCACTGCATGCAAGCAGAAATTTTCGCGTCAAGTTGCCGAGGAAAAATCGACAGAAGTGTGTTCTATTTGGCAGGCAGCTGTTGAAGACGCCAAATGGCATCCTTTCAGAACTATCACCTCAAATGGGGAAGTTAGAGCA CAAATGATAGACAAAGAGGACAAGAAGCTCCAGCAGCTGAGGAAAGAGTGGGGATATGAAGTATATTTAGCTGTTGTTATAGCCTTGACAGAAAACGAAGAGTATAATATGAAGGGCAGAACCATGACTCATCAGCTTTGGAATTTTGAGGAAGGTAGGAAAGCTACACTAAAAGAAGCCATTTGTTTAATGGGGAAAAAACTGGAGGCAAAGATCAAAGATACAG CATTTGTCAAGGTGGATCAGCTGAAGCCAGGAACCGAGGGCAGGAATCTAATTGTCAAGGTCCTAAGTACTGAGGTGGTGGTTGACAAGAGCCAAAACACCGAGCAGCAGTCCCATTCACATGTGTATTATTCTCAATTGCGAATCACACGTGTAGCTAAGAGCCTTGTTGGAGATGAAACCGGAACTATCATATTCACTTCTCGTAACGAACAAG TTGACTTGGTGGAGCCAGGTAGCATTCTACTTCTTTATGGTGCAAAAATCCAAATGTATCGAGGTTTCATGAGGTTAGCTGTAGAGCATCGTGCACAAATCATAGTTGCAGAACCTGTTGAATTTGTTGTAAATGAAGATTGCAATAAGTCCTTGGATGAGTATGAGGTAATCCCGAAATATTGA